AGGGCTCCAATTGCCTCGTTATACCTTGTAATTATATATTGTTGGACAGACATTAAAGAAGCACTACAAATTACAATTTTACGTCCGGGTTTAATTTGTATTGCTATAAGTGTGGGGGACCGTAGTCAACTTGTGGATCAAAGATTAGGAGCTGCCTTTCTAGCTGAACTCCAACAAAGATGATTGAGACTTAAGCCACTGGATCTTCAGTTCATCCCAGTCTCAGAAATCCCCAGTAGATTGCCAGTTTCCAACAACATTTTCCAGGGGGCTTATCACTTATGACTCATTCATAAGTTCGTTTTCTCTTGAAGAGGGTGGGGATTATAATAAGCAACCCAATCAGGAACAGCACCAACAGAGTCTTCGCATCGTATAGGTCTTTAACTGACTTAAGATCTCCAAGAGCGAGGCCTGCCTGATGATGAAAAGAGTAACAGCAGCAGTAAATAATCATGAAAACAGGAATCTCATAAAGACCAACAAGACATAACAGCAATATAAGATCTAGCCAAAGACATAAGATCAATTAATAAGATTCCTTCATATGCTCTACCCTTAATATGTTCAGGAAGCAAGAAAAGCAAGGGGAAGCAGGCTCAGATCTGACATATATATCCATCAAATGTGCAATGcagaatccaaaaaaaaaaattgacgctGCCCAGTGTGCCACTCTATAAGGATCCATCTCCATACAACTTCCTATGTgaacattttatattttcagtGAGATATAGTGAGAGTCAGTGGGCAGCAAATAAATCTTTTAGATATTATTCTGCTGAGTTGGAgaaacataataacaacacgaGGATAAAGTCTTCCTAGTAAGAAGATCCCTAATTTATGGAAGTAACTTGACACCTGGGGATCAcccacaaaataaaaagataagatTTTCCCTATGTGCTTAGAATGGACTTAATTAATCTATTACAAATCAAAGAGAGTAGAACAGCCTCACTATTAAGCCTCACAATTCTAGCTACCTAATTAAGGAAGGTCCAATGTTGAAACTTACCCTGACAGTTATCAAAGAGGCTGGAAGAAGACCGATTACTgttgccaaaaagaaaacatgaaaggGTATATCAACAATTGGAGAAGCCAAATTGATAAAAAGGTTGGGCAGCGTTGGTGTTATCCTCAGAAATAACATATAATTCAACAACTTTTCCCGACGCTTTGCTATCTGCATCAACAGAATTTGCATTAGTGCCAACTTGAAGCTATTGTCTGAAACAAAATCTAGACAGAACAAACAATCTTACAGCTCCATGATAAATTGAAACATACCTCTCCCTGGAAAAATCTCAACTTCTCAGGCCACAACCAACTCACTAAGGGCTTGCCTATcaatttggacaaaaaaaagCAGGAAGATGCTCCAGCTGTGGCATTGAAGACAACTAGGAAAAGGCCTCTTATGACACCAAAAAGAGCTCCAGCAAGCAAGGACATGAAGATTGTTCCAGGAATCATGAAAGTTTGCATGAAGATGTAAGTCGAGCAGTAACCAAGAATGAACTTTGCTGGGTACTCTTTAGCATACTTTGAGAGATCATCTCTGGATCAACATGAGCATTAGTTAGAGAAGCTGAATCAGATAAGCAGTATTTGAGAACTCATCTGAATGGATAATTCTGTTCTTGGAATACATTAATACGAATGAAAGAACAGTAACTGAAGCATACATGCATTAATGAACTAATGTTTAGTAAGCTATTCAAAGGCACCTACAGCTATAAAATGGGTGCTGTAACTTTTGCGATGTGTTTGCAGCTTTATAACATATCTGTCAGAGCATAGTCACGACAATATAGAACTAAGACATGGCCACAACTATAACGAACATGTAGTATGCAGACAAGAAGCCAGAACACACTAAACTTCCAGATTTTCAAGAATGATCACCCATCCAAGACAATGTAGTCATCTCTATTATCTCAAGACTAGTGAACATGAAAGCAATGCCGGCACTAAAGCTCCTTCCAACAAATGCTCCAGACTCTAACCTAGAGCTCAAACTAGAGCGTGAAAGGAGCAAAACTCAGTAGACACCCCCATTTTCTCATTAACACAACCGAGCAAAACTCAATTATGGAGAAGTCGTCTTCTCGTTTCTACATTATGCCTTTTCCCTCTCTCATCACTCGTTCCCTCTCGCGAAACCATGAATACACATCAAACCACAAGAGTTTAAATTCAAGCCCCAAATTTCAGCAGATGCTCATTCACGGCGCACCACAGGCAATAAAATTAAGCACGAACAGCGTTCGGCCACACTCGTATCATGATCTCTCGTCACATTAGTCATTCAGTCGTCGAGCAACGCGCACATTGACCCGTCGATTCCAAATCCATCCACAAATCGAAgcacaaagccaaaaaaaaaaaaaaaaaagcgcacAAAACAAACACCGACATAAGAAAACGCGGAGCACGAGACAAGAATCGAGCCTACTTGAGCACGCGGAGATCCGAAATCGTGCGGGGGAGCTTGATCCTGCCGTACTCGGCGGCGGGCATCGTCTTGTAAATGCAGAACAGCCCcgcgacgaagaagaagaagacgccgACGAACACCGCGAGCTCCCCACGCGACAGCGGGAACCTCTCGGACCTAGGCCTCTTCCCGCTGGGGGAGTCGTCCTCCTCCCCACCCTTCGCCttggcggcggaggcggcggcggaggcggcggaggcctCCTCGTCCCTCAGCAGCCTCGTGATGTCCACGGCCACGCTCCGCGGCGCCGCCATGGGAGAAACACGCTTCCGAATCGGGGTGCGGGCAGCGCGCGTCGCGGCACGCTCATGGGGGAGGAACCCGGAGGCCGATCGGATTCGCGGTCGCCGCCATCGTCAGATCGGAgatcgagggagagagaggggggaaatGAGGGTTGAAATCTGGAAGGAGAATCGTAGAGTTTCGCGAATTTCTTTCGGGAAATGTTTCGAATGGCGGATGGAAGGGAGTTCCCGTCGACGGAGCTCGAACTCGGGAGGGCGATTTTGACTTTCGGAGGGCGTCACGGGCGTGAAAGTTGTGAAACGGGTTTTTGCGGTTCGGAATTGAGAAAACGGCAAATTTACAGCTCGCCGCCCTGGATTTACGCGATTTTGCACTTTTTCCCCAGATTCGTTGCATTTCGGCCCCCCCTTCCTTCACGTGAGTCGCACGTGCGGAGGCTTTCGCGGGCAATTTTTTGGGAACTATCGAAGAGGGCTCGATGTTGTCATTAGATCCTAGAAGTTCGAGATGTTAAAGGGATGATTTATTCACGTACCGATTGAAATTTAGTCATATCCGTAATCATGCTCGCGGAATTTTAATTGCTGGTCATCGATGCATCAATTTTTCCGATTTATTATAATCGATTAACTTTTAACTAGAATTTAACGGACATTTTAGGAATTGTTAAAATGGTGAACACGtggccaattttttttgaaaaaaggacTTCATCATCAAGTAGCCAACCCACAACATCTATTGATCGACTTCTTCATTTAAGTGTATTAATTACAAAGAATCAAAAATCTAACTTGCTGGATTGTTTTATGAATGTTCGTTGATCACATGAAGGTCATTAAAATTAGCAATTAACAATCATTTCTAGCGGCCAAACGTGGGCATTCTGTGACCATGCTTTCTGGTCGCTGAAGaccctcatttttttcttactgCAGTGATCAGCGGAATTTACTACACCCCGAAGTTTCGATTTTGTTGCACTTTGGTCCTTGAGGATTACATCATGTGGGATGTGACTGGTGATGATCTTTCTCAGCTTTTTGTAGGTTGCCAATTGATGGAGGCATCGCATTTAACCTTTTTGCATTAATGATGAggagctttttttctttctttttttaactttttattttggggTGGTAAGGAGCTTGAAAGGAGCATTTTCCTAAATGGGGTTTTAAGTAAACATCAGAGGTGCACGCCGATTTGCCTTTCATTTTCGCTCTTCTTAATTCTGACTATGACAGTTCaggtaaaataaatacaaacattttgaaatagaatcacAAAATGGATAGTCATAATTAGGGATGAACATCGGTCTAGAATTAACCCTAGACTAATCCTAGACTGGCTCAACCCGATTGATCCTAATTCAATTCCTCGAGAACTAAGTTGGTCTTTAGTCTTGAAACCCCTAAACTATACATTGTACAGATTAATTCTCGATCTTGGGAGTTTAAGATTTATTCAACTCGGACCAATATTGtacataataaatattatatattaaatgcttTTGTTTACTCTAAATTCTAGCGTTTCCTCCTTTGTTATCTTTCCACTTTTGTTTGTCATgtgaattgaaaaaaagaaagaaacacagctctaatttaaccaaaaaaaaaattcactcgCCTTGGCCTTGCTTGCCTTGATCACCTTATTCACCACTCACCTTGCAGCTTACCTCTCTTCACTTAAGGCTCTCAGCTCCAGCCTTTGCTCCATTGTCTTGCTTGTCTGTTTTTCTGGTATGTTGCTTTTAGGAAGTATAAATTtctattgttattttattttacattcATGTTTAATATGTATTGTGTTCATAGTTTAGTTACTCAATATTGCATTGTTGATAGATacataaatagaaatattatgtTTGTCATTTAAAGGAatgcaaaaaatggaaaaaagaaaaaagaaaaagaaagaaagattgatCCCgagttgaccttgaaaccgaaTTGGACCCATAGGATCAGTCTAGTCCTCAGTCCCAGACTCAATAGGGTCAATTTTTAATCCCAAAAATTAGGGATGATCTTGAATTAGGCACTcaattagcacaattcaaaCTATACTCACCCTTAATCACAATAATCCAAAACACAAGTTGTGAGGTCTCATCATGTACTGGGGAACTCATCATTGCAATACTATTAGATAGGGAAATGATGTCGACCTATTTTTAAGcaatatgtacatatatatgtatgcatGTATGCGTGTATGTGTACATGCCATACTCCTACGGATTTGGAAGAGAGAAGGGTTGCAGTGGAGATTTGAAATATTAACAGGTATAAAGGCGTGGATAGTTTCAAACCCTTTCCGACTTGTTTAATTGGGTATTTACCCTTCTTTTAGTGAATTCGGTTCTTATATTGTATGTTTTTGGTTCATGTCaatcattcttaaaaaatattgatCTGACAGACCGCATCAGTGTTGCATTAATGCATAGATATTCATGTTGACGTGACATTTGcaatttcttttgattcattGTCGACATTGAGTAACCaaaaattaaatacaaaaatacaaaaagaaattaaaccTAAGAGATAATAAAAGTGTACTGCTATGTTGACATGACATTAGCGATTTCTTTCGATTCATCGTCAACATTAAATAACTGAAAAATTAGATAGAAAAacacaaaaggaaattaaacCTAAGAGATGATAAAAGAGCAGTGCTACGTCGGTACGATATTCGTGATTTCTTTCAATTCATTGTCCACATtaaataattggaaaattaaataagaaaacacaaaaagatattAAACCTAAGAGACGACAAAAGTGCAATACCCATGGATGAGTGGAATAAATCAAGATTGAGGCGGTGGAAGCGACGACCCCAGTTACAAGTGCTGGTCAATCAACTCTCGTCACTATCTAGGCTCATTGCATATATCACGTCATCTCCCCTaagatttaaaacttttcaCACCATAGAATCTAAGTTGATGAAGGCTCGAGAATTTACCAATATTAACAATAGATGCTTGTCTTTAGACAAATAACTTATTACCTAAAATCATCAAACTGAGCTATAACTATAAACATGTACTTGTATAGGCCAATTCTAATGCTTTGTCCGTGTGAAATGAAACTTCCTTTCAggttgaatttgaaaaaaaaaatctaccgAAACTTTCGTCGATAGATGTCATGAGAACTCCATGCTTTGTACAAGGTAAATCCCACTACTACTCTGACCAAAAAAGTCAGTTATTATCCATGTTATGCATCCAATATTGGTCATTTTCCCGTAACatatttgtattttcatttttctttcgaTGAGCAAAGTgggaatattttcttcttttttttatctttctaaaAAGTAGCAAAAGTCATCACTGACCAAATGGCAAATGGCAAATGACAGGAGGGCCAATTCCTGTTACAAGCCCGGTTGTCAACGGAATGCATCAGGACACCATGAAGAAGAACGATATGGAGCCGACAACAACGAATGCGAAACAATGTAGTAACAAACCCTCGACCGTTAAATGTAATCAAAGATGGCTATTGTCATTCAAAGCCAGTTTACAACGACTAAGAGTTTGAGAAGCTGTCAAACAAGTAGAACTTAACCTATAATCAGCATGATAAACAAGGCGGAGAACTATCTCCCATTTCTTCATATCATAAGACTCGGCTTCGCGGATCTTGCAGAAACCTTTTTATATGACAGACGACATTCGACGTTCTGttcaaaagcaaattatttGTAAAGCACGGCTACCTTAGTATCGGATTAATAGAGTGCGGGAAGTAAGGAGATGAGTTCTTGCTAGGAGTCTGGAAAGCACCCTAGGAAATGGCCGACCTGGCTCTCGGTTTCACGAGCGAAACCGAGAGAGCTCGACTGCATGTGCATGCTCGGCTCGGTTAGCCTCGTGGTGTAGTCGTTGCCACTGTTGTTCACGTGCGATGTGAGCAAGCTATCCAAGCTTGTCCACTCATTGATGAACTGGACGCCGTCATTGTTGATGTTCTTGCTCCTCCCGTCATCATACTCTTCGTGGGTCGACACGTAGTTGTTAGTCGTTGTTAAGCTCGTCGAGAGAGTTGGGCTATCAAGCTGCGGAAGCTCACTGAGCTGACTGTCCCAGAGAGATTGATGATTCGAGACGGGCTCTTGACAGGGAGCGAATTGGTGCCGGCTGAAAGAGACGGCTTGGCTTGCGTCGGGGAGGAGCGAAGGGGGAGGCCGAGGATTCATGTAGTCTCGTACGTAGTACGCATGATTCCATGCTTCGAACCCTTGTCTTTGGCTGGGGCAGGGCTTCTTGAATGCTCGGCACACGACCCATCCTTCATCCTGCAGTACATTGAGTAAGTAAGGTTATGGATCATGAATTGTATCGAGTCCGGCAGAATAAAATTAGATTGGTAAGTTTATAATCTAAAGTTGCACATATGCCATGTGCGTACTCACCGTCAGAATTTTTAAGTGGCACAGAAAGGTACTTTCGTGAACAGCGTAAGATGGCTGATGAATGTATAGTTAAAGAACTTCAGGTGGAAGTATTGAAttctatatataaataattttctacagTGTTTTAATGGACATGATAGGCGCCTACAATTAAACCCATTTCGGATAGTTCTAAAGTAGTTTTGATAATAACGTCAATGGCGAAGAAATAGAAACCGCTCTTCTTAATGAAAGAACTGATAACTTGCCTGAGGTGGTGCATGTTCAGAGGTCTGGAGGCGATACTCATGCATGATCCAATCGCTCTTCCTTCCATTAGGAGCGCGACCCCGGTAGAAAACCAGGGTCTTCCTCATCCCTATTATCTTGTTCTTCGAGAGCACAGCCTTGTCCCTCCCCGTGGCCTTCCAGAACCCCGCCGTGGTGGCCCGGTTTGTCCGGGTTCCGGTCGGGTACTTCTTGTCCTTGTGACTGAAGAAGTACCATTCGTTCTGTTCCTCGTACCCTAGCTTGCACCTCCCTGTACACAGGCGTTGATAAACATAATCACTCCACTCATGCTCATTATAAAAGAGAAGCATCAGGAATCGCATTAGCTTTATGGGAGGTTCTATTTTTCTTGGTTGTTGGCGGTGGCTTTTTGATGCAATTTGTCTCGTGCTTTCGTTGTGCTAGAACCTATCTGAATCGTTTTCCTACCACATCTTTTTGTCCTGTTATGCGGGACATGATTGATCTTTCGTAAAATGTCAGCGGCAAAAAGATGACACTCCACAACTCTAAGTGGAATTGCATGAGGCATGATGATTATTGCTAGAATAGCATGCGCTAATTTAGCTAGAGGACATATAATTGGACATCACTTTCTTACAAGAAAGTTTTTCATGTGATAGTTATATCATGCGATATGTTATTGAAAGTCATATGTGTCGCTGCCCTTAGGTTCTACTATTAATCACCTTGTTGAAAAGTAGGATGAAAAATTGAAGTGCGTTTTATGGTACCTTCAATGTCCCAAGGTTCCATCTTGTAGAGATCAAGCTCAGCTATGACATCTATATCCATCTTGATGGAGTTGATCTTTCTGCTGAGGTAGTAGCCTACAAGTTCTTCCTCTGTTGGATGGAACCTAAATCCAGGCGGTACACACGATTCCAACTCCATTGACGATGTTAGGCTGCATTTAAAAGCCATATTTTTCGCTCGATGAGAGATGAAATTGACAATTTTGTATAGGATTATTCACTCAGAAATTATATGATAGATGGAGCTAATGACATCAAAAGGTCACATGGAAATTTTCATAGTTCTTACGTAAAGGAGAAAGCCTTCTAAAGgataaaattcttttaaaactaAAGTACGTACAACATGATTTTCTCTTATGAATTGctacataaaaattgaaattatgatCTCCTTGTCTTTTGGCCAATTACATGTCAAGAACTTGTATGATTTACACTCGATCCTATAAAAAGAACACAAGTTCATATATTATTCTTGTATTGTAATTGATTCTATCTATCATATCGTTTATAAAATGAGTCTATACATGGTATCGGTGGAACATATTGGATGAAATGCATTGAGAGACATTAATACATGGGAAAAGCACTAAACAAGATGGAGAAACTAGATGTGATGCCACGGGCCTCGTAAAATTAAAGCTGGCTGTTGTCACTCACTGAATCAGCTCTAGATCTCTAGAGAATTGAGCACACAATactgaaaaatcatcaattcaaGAGTCAACTCAAAGGGTCTTTTGGactaagctctctctctctctctctctccccgttgaTGTTCTTTCCGTTCCAAGTTCTCATCAAATTATCAACAGAAAACAAGACTGGTTTCCTGGGATTCTCATTCTCAGCTTCAGTTGGAAGCTGAGCATAGGCAATAGGAAATTGGTGAAGACAAAACAATGATGGAGGCACGTTTATTTGTGGTCCTGTAGGATAGATAAATATCGAGCAAGTATAATATGGCATATATGAATGAATGGCAGACCAGGACTGGGATCCACCAGAAGGCATGACAAGACCTTATCCTAAAAGCCAGAGAAACTGTTGCCTAACAGCCTCTGGGTGCATGTACCTTTTGCAAACTATGTAAGCGTGTGATTTCTATTACATCTAATGTTgggcaaccaaaaaaaaaaaaagtggccgCAAAGGTTGACCTTTTTCTGCCACAAAAGGGCATGTGTGCTGTAGTTGATGTCGTGTGTTTTCTTTGAGTGCAGTGCACTCCGAGTGCTTAGAGCCTAGAGACGTACTTTTCCTCACCTACCATATACATAGATCCTTATACACCTTTTCATTACTCCATATGTAGTATTAAATTACTCAAGCACCTAACACCTACGCGTATCCTCTCCTTCGCTCGTAAATTCATTTACTTTTTAGAATCTTTTTGATATAACAGCAACAATGAACCCTTCCGTTTGAATCGCTGGAATGGGTTGAAGAAATCTCGGTGGAGCTCAACAATGAACAATCATAACACAAAACCATTGCTATTATGATGTGGCGCATGCATATCTATTCAGGAGACTTAAACGGGGTATAATCTAGGGTTTGCATGAATAAACGTTTTCCAGAAGAGTCGAATTCAGCCAGTTCATTGCACAAACGGATCAAGCACCAAAAACAAACGAAATGAAACATCTAAGGAATTACGGTGCAACAGCAACACCCCACTTCAGGACCGGTGTTGAACTCTTGACGGATCTCGAAACcctgttgtttttctttctggaaaaataaaaaaaatggaaacatGTGCAGCCAGCAACCAATGCAAATGCAGCAAGAGATTTTTGGCACTCACAGTGGGATGTGGTCGTTTCTGTTTGTGTTCTTTCGTCCTTGGGGAGTCGAAGAACTCGTGGAGAGAGAAGGCTTTTGTGCTTTCGGATAATATGTTGTTGGCACAAAAGGACGAGGGAGCGGATgcgtatatatatatgtgtgtgtacaGGGAAGGGTGATAGGAGAGATGGAGAGGGGGAATTGATTGCGCGTGGGGTTGGCTGATCAAAACATTGCAATCGAAAGGTGTTTGTTTGGACGGCGGGACACCGAGTTTTTCACGCCACCTCCCACCGTTATAGTGTGTTCTAAGATTTTATTTTCCACTGCATCACTCCCCCtttaagaaaacaaagaaggaaaaaaaaagacaagtttGTTGGCTTTGCTTTGGCCTTTGTGGATTATTACAGGAACGCAAGACACATTGTAAATGCTGGATCGAGCACCCAACAATCCAGCGccccccctccctctctttcttctctgtctgtctgtctggtGCGCCGCCCTTTGGCATTCCAGACCACACATCGGCCGCCACGTGGATTCCAGGTCCGAGTTCGCAGGTTGTGCTTCCGTCGTGCGCTGTAAAAGAGAAGCGTCTCGGTGAGTCGGACGTTTCCCTCGCTGGCCGCATCGGAACGAGTGATCTTGAATCGTCCAGGTAGAGACAAGAAAGCCAATCACCTCACATCGGCTTCGAGGTTGATCTCCCGTCCTGTCTCTTTGTATTGTGTATTAAGGAACAGAGATAACTCAACACGGTACGGATTGAATAATAAACTTTGTCTTCGCCCAACATGAGAATTCGACGGCCGCGGGCGTtgggttctttgtttttttctctaataaaAGCCCGACCTTCGGCCTCGCCACACAGAAACTCTACTTGAATTTAGGTAAATTAGCATAATACAATCAAAGCCGTTGATCATGTGAGATTCACATGAATGAGTGACTTTTTGACTCGTGAGAAATGTTCAGGAATGAATAGGTTGCCTTGCGCTTCTCCAAGTGAGACGTGGGATGGACGTGAGGGAGCTCTAGTGCTTTATCCCACACAGCAAAAGTGGGAATGCGATCCGTAACCCGACCCTGTCCGATGTCCAATATCCACTGCTAGGGAGGAGAGCCGAGGATGTGAATCCATATCTATCGCGTCCAGGCATGTGAGACATCGACAggccataaaaaaaatgatgggcTTAAATGCATGCTCGCAAAGAGAATTGTTCTTGTAAGTCTGTTTACATGTGCTTAAAGTGCATGTGATTTTACAGCACAGGCTAGTGGTCGGGGCTTGTCTATTGCAGTCCATAATTCGCACtaaaaatgtttcttcaaaagCTTTGGATATAGGAAAGGTTCGGTTGCGTAAGAGCCTAATTTTGGTCCCTGAAATTGTACATTTCATCCGACCatagtctttgaacttttggctCGATCATTTACCAAAAGAGAACGAATAAAAAGAGGGTTAATTATTTCAACAGAGAAACTACAACCTAGCGATGTTAAAGGGTTTTTTGACCTAGGACATGTCTTTTGCTGTTTCCGGGGCTATGTCATAGATATGTGCATGCGGTCGGTAGTTAGCTTTTTTGACCCTGGGAAAAATGCGATCCGCAACCCCCATCGCTGCTTTAGTGCTTTATAGTTCAAGACGATCTTTCATCAAATCGAAAAGATTCATCACTAATTGCTAGACGACGAAAACAATGCTTGGAAAGTCTTTGAGAAATATCTTTCTTCCCCTACCAGA
The window above is part of the Eucalyptus grandis isolate ANBG69807.140 chromosome 6, ASM1654582v1, whole genome shotgun sequence genome. Proteins encoded here:
- the LOC104449522 gene encoding uncharacterized membrane protein At4g09580, producing the protein MAAPRSVAVDITRLLRDEEASAASAAASAAKAKGGEEDDSPSGKRPRSERFPLSRGELAVFVGVFFFFVAGLFCIYKTMPAAEYGRIKLPRTISDLRVLKDDLSKYAKEYPAKFILGYCSTYIFMQTFMIPGTIFMSLLAGALFGVIRGLFLVVFNATAGASSCFFLSKLIGKPLVSWLWPEKLRFFQGEIAKRREKLLNYMLFLRITPTLPNLFINLASPIVDIPFHVFFLATVIGLLPASLITVRAGLALGDLKSVKDLYDAKTLLVLFLIGLLIIIPTLFKRKRTYE
- the LOC104449523 gene encoding NAC domain-containing protein 30, which codes for MELESCVPPGFRFHPTEEELVGYYLSRKINSIKMDIDVIAELDLYKMEPWDIEGRCKLGYEEQNEWYFFSHKDKKYPTGTRTNRATTAGFWKATGRDKAVLSKNKIIGMRKTLVFYRGRAPNGRKSDWIMHEYRLQTSEHAPPQDEGWVVCRAFKKPCPSQRQGFEAWNHAYYVRDYMNPRPPPSLLPDASQAVSFSRHQFAPCQEPVSNHQSLWDSQLSELPQLDSPTLSTSLTTTNNYVSTHEEYDDGRSKNINNDGVQFINEWTSLDSLLTSHVNNSGNDYTTRLTEPSMHMQSSSLGFARETESQVGHFLGCFPDS